The following are from one region of the Ananas comosus cultivar F153 linkage group 20, ASM154086v1, whole genome shotgun sequence genome:
- the LOC109726077 gene encoding 14-3-3-like protein has protein sequence MLQQPATGETQRLHRVSRVFDAAGLYAKAHYAKLCQALAGLAAINSPKSLVEASVQAVAHKAEHAQAVAAPAAEKVLQNVLQSCRDSYGSAADVLKNAPRLVHGGGRPVDINSELSAASADSFDEFPDVDGSHLANMQTNLSRLVSNSLNLATVNFKIFYLKIKSDYHRYLAEFKAGAKRKEAAENTLAAYKAVQDIALTELAPTNHAYQLFDEMPKMYY, from the coding sequence ATGTTGCAGCAGCCAGCTACGGGCGAGACGCAGCGGCTACACCGCGTGAGCCGCGTTTTCGACGCCGCGGGGCTCTACGCGAAGGCACACTACGCGAAGCTCTGCCAGGCGCTGGCAGGGTTGGCAGCGATCAACTCGCCGAAATCGTTAGTGGAGGCATCAGTCCAGGCTGTAGCGCACAAGGCGGAGCACGCCCAGGCGGTGGCAGCCCCAGCTGCCGAGAAGGTGCTGCAGAATGTCCTGCAGTCGTGCCGCGACAGCTATGGATCAGCGGCGGACGTGCTGAAGAATGCGCCGCGATTGGTGCACGGCGGTGGACGGCCCGTGGACATCAACAGCGAGCTCTCGGCCGCCAGCGCAGACTCGTTCGACGAGTTCCCGGACGTCGACGGCTCGCACCTCGCAAACATGCAGACCAATCTCAGCAGGCTCGTCAGCAACAGCCTCAACCTCGCTACAGTCAACTTCAAGATCTTCTACCTCAAGATAAAGAGCGATTACCACCGCTACCTAGCCGAGTTCAAGGCCGGGGCCAAGCGCAAGGAGGCCGCCGAGAACACCCTCGCCGCCTACAAGGCAGTTCAGGATATTGCTCTGACGGAGTTGGCGCCGACGAATCATGCATACCAATTATTTGATGAAATGCCTAAGATGTATTATTGA